The Oncorhynchus kisutch isolate 150728-3 unplaced genomic scaffold, Okis_V2 Okis01b-Okis20b_hom, whole genome shotgun sequence genome contains the following window.
AACCCCCAAAAATGGTCAGTTGGCTGCATAAATAATTAAGATTACTAAATGTTACATGAAGTGTAAATATGATAAATTATCAAAACTGAATGTTAACATGTATTGGTAATAATTCACTTAATTAATGGTGAGGAATGGAATTATTAAACATTTATATATTTTCAGACTGAAAGTTTGAAATATGAataatatttatattatatattatattaataaAATATGAGTAGGTGATTTGAGTCATActtcttcagtagtggaataaaGACATCGAGAACTAGAATGTTGTAAAGAAATATTGGAGTGATGTCACTAGATGATGTCAATGGTTGAATTCAACTACGACTCAAAGCTTTGTCTATTTCCCGAAGGTTGTAAAGGCTTCAGTTAATAAAGAAGTAGACAAAGTCTCAGATTCTGTAATAGCTCAGTCCTTTATTCAGAGAGCGCTCTGTCTTCAAAATGAGAATACAATATTTTTATAGCACCCACACATTAACTCACATCAGTAGAAACTCCACCTCTCTTTAGGTGGGCTGTATTTTTCCAAAGTTCACATACATTGTTTATCACACTTCTGCAACATGTTTCATCATCTTCTGCAAGCTTAGCCATTTCTAATAGTTTTTTCTCCTCCCTAGGGTGGGGAGGCCTCTTTCCAGTTATTAGTTTCACCGTTATCACAAGTCGACAGTTCAGTTGTCCTTGAAATGTCTCAACTATACCCTGATCATATtgcgaaatagtaacacaatggcCTAGTCTTAAAAAGTCTAGTCACACACATTATTGGATTATGACTCTAacacatttcatacaattatatggtttcagggtggaatacttttcatacaattatatggtttcagggtggaatacttTAGTCATTATCTTAAACATACAAATGATTCTATCAAGTGATGTATGATTGTTCATAAAAATTGTTCGACCCATTTTTTATATACTGCATCCATGTGTATAGGCTGCAAGTACGTTGAATTAAGTTGTTTTCAAGTCGTTGAAACAAGGACctgaaaaatacatattttcaactTTCAACCAAAACCGAACGTAGTTTGGACCTCGGGCATAGTCTTCATGTCTTTTCAATGTCATTTTGCTAGGTGGGAGAGCCCAATGTCAAAACAGTTTTAACGTGTCCtaaccaatatgcagaaacagttTGTGATATATTGACAACCTAAACATGAAATGTACGATCGACACAAACACAACAGTAATcatattaatttaaaaaaatgtcaacgAGCACCTTCTAAACTGCACCAAAAACACTGTTTTAACAACtagcaataaatcactgataaTGATTAGGGGGGAAATCAGGTTGCATATGCGGTTGAAACTAACACAACTAAAAAACACATGGGAGATGGGAGATATCTTTTACCTCACTGGTTAGACAACAACCTGTAGGAGACAGTCAGCTACACTTTGGAGTGATGCATTTAAATGTAGGGGTCCCCAAAATGAAGAGAAACGCAACACTTATTTGTCATCATTCATATCGCTATGAAATCAATGGGGGCGAGAGGGGGGAGATGAGGTTGCACGTACGTTTAGAACAGtttaaaaaacacatggaatctgGGAATGAAGTGTACATCACTGGACAATTAGTAGAAAACAGCTCGCTACAGTTTGAAGTGGTGCATTTTGATTTAAGTGGGTTGCCAATGTAAGTGTCACGCTTTACTTGACAATCACTCTTTGTTAATGACATTAAATAGGactctttcaattcagagcctggaGTTTTCCCCTGatgaggctaatatccatatcacGCTGAAATCAATAGAAAAGGGGGCAAACGTTTagggttctacattgtgacatcattaattaaaatactcctactacaatgttaaacattctacattgtgacatcattcatTAAAATACTCACACTACAATGTTAAACATtgtgatatttcatttaaaaaaactacttcatgtatgaattttctgatgtttaatcagagatcttttatcagagtatctcttgtcacattgGTCACAGCTATGAcacttctctcctgtgtgtgttctctggtgtgattttaAACATCCCGATGAAACAAAATGCTTTCCGCAGTCAGAGCAGtgataaggtttctctcctgtgtgtgttctctggtgtatagtacAACAGCTAGAtgtaacaaaactcttcccacattgatcacagctataaggcttctctcctgtgtgtgttctctggtgtcttTTCAGGCTGCCCGATGTAACGAAACTCATGCTACAATGAtgacagctataaggcttctctcctgtgtgtgttgtctggtgtaCTTTTAAATGTCCTGTCGAAACAAAACTCTTTCCgcagtcagagcagtggtaaggtttctctccagtgtgtgttctttgGTGTATATTACGACTATTAGATGTaacaaatctcttcccacattgatcacagctataaggtttctctcctgtatggaTTCTCTGATGTACTATCAGGCCACCTGAGTAACTAAaattcttcccacattgatcacaccTATAAGgtttatctcctgtgtgtgttctctggtgtaattTTAAATGTCCTGACAAACCAAAACACTTCCCACAGTCAGcgcagctataaggtttctctcctgtatggaTTCTCTGATGTATTTTAAGGGTTGCTAAAGATGTGCACCTCTTCCCACAATGAGAGCAGCTATGAgatttctctccagtgtgtattctcaaGTGTGATATCAGTGTGTTTGAGtgagcaaaactcttcccacattgatgacagctataaggcttctctcctgtgtgtgttctctgatgtgaTTGTAAATATCCTGAGACagcaaaactctttccacagtccgagcagtggtaaggtttctctcccgtgtgttttctctggtgtatagtcagctggctagatgtagtaaaactcttcccacattgataacAGCTATTCGttttctctccagtgtgaattctctggtgtacTTTTAGTGAATCTAATCTTgagtaactcttcccacagttAGAGCAGTGGTGAGGTTTCTTCCCTCtgggtctctgctggtgtttGAGCCGTTCTGATGTGGATAGACTCTTCTCTGCATCGTCAgcttcatgatgttgttgaggctccccagaggatccacaatagtcatgtctctctcctgtgtgaacaacgaagtcagacagatggttaaaggccaCAACAGCAGAAATCTACAGTTTATTTTAGCTAAAAGGTGATGCCCATGATGTTGAACAACAACTTACAACTGTAATGAATGTTTAAATGCTTTTATAAACTTATTGGAAACAGTCAAGTGAGCAACAACAGCCCATATTCTGTCTTGTTTTTTATATTAGTAGTATAGTGTACACTATAAATAAGTTATTAAAGTTGCTGAAAccctaagcagtgtgccagacgactgtcgtggaaatttcctctatttaccaaatcatgagagcaaaccacaacacaaagtcagagttagttatcacaaagtccatctttaattatatgagctctagaTCACAGAGACACCTTGACTgggacacagacattgtggagccaagagatccACGCTtgacctcttccctctctccggcccaagcaaCTTTGTCTTGACAGAAAACAGAtactgcaacctcgccacagtattatacaaaaataacattctgatgagaagtaacttacaaacatatgatgaatataaaacatcttacctatgttaccaactaattctgattattctcCAACACGACTCTTGGTCACCAATATAGGCCCCTCCAACATAGGCCCTTTCTTGTGATTACAAAAATTGCAGCATTAagatctttttttcttttttttttaacctttatttcactaggcaagtcagttaagaacaaattcttattttcaatgacggcctaggaacagtgggttaactgcctgttcaggggcagaacgacagatttgtaccatgtcagctcaggggtttgaacttgcaaccttccggttactagtccaaagctctaaccactaggctaccctgccgccctctgCGTTGCTATTCACTAATTCCCCAGGGGGGAAATCTCAGGGGAGTTCTCATAGGCTGCCAGCAAAAATGGCCTCCATTTCCAGGTTGCTTATGAGtccatttcacactacttttgaATTACAATTGTAAGGTTCATTTGAAAGTCCTGCTTAGTATAATATTTGTTTCATCGTCGCAAATCAATTCCTTTAtacttaaaaaacaacaacacttgcTCTTAGGCTGGTAGCAAAAGCTAACCAATGTCAATGAGCGTTAGCATTCAAGCTAACAACCACTATCACAACTTAAAAAGCACTTGCTCTTTGGCTAGCTTTGCTACCAGCCTATGTCAATGAGCGTTAGCATTCAAGCTAACAACCACTATCACAACTTAAAAAGCACTTGCTCTTTGGCTAGCTTTGCTACCAGCCTATGTCAATGAGCGTTAGCATTCAAGCTAACAACCACTATCACAACTTAAAAAGCACTTGCTCTTTGGCTAGCTTTGCTACCAGCCTATGTCAATGAGCGTTAGCATTCAAGCTAACAACCACTATCAACTTAAAAAGCACTTGCTCTTTGGCTAGCTTTGCTACCAGCCTATGTCAATGAGCGTTAGCATTCAAGCTAACAACCACTATCACAACTTAAAAATCACTTGCTCTTTGGCTAGCTTTGCTACCAGCCTGTGTCAATGAGCGTTAGCATTCAACCTAACAACCACTATCAACTTAAAAAGCACTTGATCTTTGGCTAGCTTTGCTACCAGCCTGTGTCAATGAGCGTTACATCCTAATGACATATTTTGCCACTATCACAACTTCAAAAGGCACTTGCACATCTGAGCTGATCTTTTGTTTCAATGGAGAAAGTAATAATAAACTCTGCTCTTTattaagctttacgtatcggcctcagtGGAATAACATGAGAGG
Protein-coding sequences here:
- the LOC116358835 gene encoding zinc finger protein 501-like, encoding MSILDSGFDRISAVVAFNHLSDFVVHTGERHDYCGSSGEPQQHHEADDAEKSLSTSERLKHQQRPRGKKPHHCSNCGKSYSRLDSLKVHQRIHTGEKTNSCYQCGKSFTTSSQLTIHQRKHTGEKPYHCSDCGKSFAVSGYLQSHQRTHTGEKPYSCHQCGKSFAHSNTLISHLRIHTGEKSHSCSHCGKRCTSLATLKIHQRIHTGEKPYSCADCGKCFGLSGHLKLHQRTHTGDKPYRCDQCGKNFSYSGGLIVHQRIHTGEKPYSCDQCGKRFVTSNSRNIHQRTHTGEKPYHCSDCGKSFVSTGHLKVHQTTHTGEKPYSCHHCSMSFVTSGSLKRHQRTHTGEKPYSCDQCGKSFVTSSCCTIHQRTHTGEKPYHCSDCGKHFVSSGCLKSHQRTHTGEKCHSCDQCDKRYSDKRSLIKHQKIHT